The following are from one region of the Deinococcus planocerae genome:
- a CDS encoding CBS and ACT domain-containing protein, which yields MLVRDWMTPGPLTVTPDTTVMDALRLLKEGGFRRLPVMEGGRLVGITTRKDLKDAMPSQATTLSVWELNYLLSKLTVSEMMARPVITAQEDEFLEDAALRMQEYGVGGLPVLDDGARLCGILTVKDVLRALTDILGLREGGTRLTLEMPDTPGSLARAAGAVLPSNIISVATSGQDARGGQPRRRFVMRVTGEGVRDVKTRVREAGIDVVD from the coding sequence ATGCTCGTACGCGACTGGATGACCCCGGGGCCCCTCACGGTCACGCCCGACACGACGGTGATGGACGCCCTGCGGCTGCTCAAGGAGGGGGGCTTTCGCCGCCTGCCCGTGATGGAGGGAGGTCGCCTGGTGGGCATCACCACCCGTAAGGACCTCAAGGACGCCATGCCGAGCCAGGCCACCACCCTGAGTGTCTGGGAGCTCAACTACCTGCTGAGCAAGCTCACCGTCTCGGAGATGATGGCCCGGCCCGTAATCACCGCGCAGGAGGACGAGTTCCTCGAAGACGCGGCGCTGCGGATGCAGGAGTACGGGGTGGGCGGTCTTCCGGTGCTCGACGACGGCGCGAGGCTGTGCGGCATCCTGACGGTCAAGGACGTGCTGCGCGCCCTGACCGACATCCTGGGCCTGCGGGAGGGGGGCACGCGCCTGACCCTGGAGATGCCCGACACGCCCGGCAGCCTCGCCCGCGCGGCGGGAGCCGTTTTGCCCAGCAACATCATCAGCGTCGCCACCTCGGGCCAGGATGCCCGCGGGGGCCAGCCCCGCCGCCGTTTCGTGATGCGCGTGACGGGTGAGGGCGTGCGCGACGTGAAGACGCGGGTGCGCGAGGCCGGAATCGACGTGGTGGATTAG
- a CDS encoding NAD(P)-dependent oxidoreductase — MRVLVPDLSEFRELRVEGVELGFFSRDEAPPGNADGLVLWFASPGLRRELLGRPGLRWVLTLTAGIEHVTRELPPGVTLYNAHRLHDRAVAVHTAAGMLTAARGLHRFRDAQRAGRWETTMDLGTLDGKQVVIWGYGHIGKILEELLTPFGARVTGIRSRTPEDERDAALSEADWVVLLLPSTPETKGIVNAEVLARLGPGAWISNQGRGNLIDTDALLAALTSGHLGGAVLDVTDPEPLPEGHPLWAQENVIITPHIASTTADLVARGAEYTRAFLSEMTAGREPEGRVEAGQAY, encoded by the coding sequence ATGCGCGTGCTGGTGCCTGACCTGTCTGAGTTCCGCGAGTTGCGGGTGGAGGGGGTGGAGCTGGGCTTCTTCTCGCGCGACGAGGCCCCGCCGGGGAATGCCGACGGCCTGGTCCTGTGGTTCGCCTCCCCGGGGCTGCGCCGCGAGTTGCTGGGGCGGCCCGGGTTGCGCTGGGTCCTCACCCTCACGGCGGGGATCGAGCATGTGACGCGAGAGCTGCCGCCGGGAGTCACCCTCTACAACGCCCACCGCCTGCACGACCGCGCCGTCGCCGTCCACACCGCCGCCGGGATGCTCACCGCCGCCCGCGGCCTGCACCGCTTCCGGGACGCTCAGCGGGCGGGGCGCTGGGAGACGACGATGGACCTGGGCACGCTGGACGGCAAGCAGGTCGTGATCTGGGGCTACGGGCACATCGGGAAGATTCTGGAAGAGTTGCTGACGCCGTTCGGGGCGCGGGTGACCGGCATTCGCTCGCGCACTCCGGAAGACGAACGCGACGCGGCGCTCTCCGAGGCCGACTGGGTGGTCCTCCTCCTGCCCAGCACCCCGGAGACGAAGGGCATCGTGAATGCGGAGGTGCTCGCCCGCCTGGGGCCCGGCGCGTGGATCAGCAACCAGGGGCGCGGCAACCTGATCGACACGGACGCCCTCCTCGCCGCGCTGACTTCCGGCCACCTCGGCGGTGCCGTGCTCGACGTGACCGACCCCGAGCCGCTGCCGGAGGGGCATCCTCTCTGGGCTCAGGAGAATGTCATCATCACGCCGCACATCGCCAGCACGACCGCCGACCTCGTCGCGCGGGGGGCCGAGTACACGCGCGCCTTCCTCTCGGAGATGACGGCGGGGCGCGAGCCGGAGGGGCGGGTGGAAGCGGGGCAGGCGTACTGA
- a CDS encoding GNAT family N-acetyltransferase, with product MESEGTGIGWGRVTLKPVPEFTPAEWSTLYRFFRDRELADWNDAKPIRLPEWLFRRVMLEEEATGERAGFGVLGETGDLIGSAELYDLRPPPPTTPTVATLGVMIGVRSLWGRGYGREAVTALLAWAFAGDQDVGQRGRARPVPLARVRLTTFGHNRRAQRAFLACGFREVGRTSNPTRTDVHMEITRGEWLNARAGA from the coding sequence ATGGAGTCGGAGGGCACGGGCATCGGGTGGGGCCGCGTCACCCTCAAGCCGGTACCCGAGTTCACCCCCGCCGAGTGGAGCACCCTCTACCGCTTCTTCCGCGACCGCGAACTCGCCGACTGGAACGACGCCAAGCCGATTCGGCTTCCCGAGTGGCTCTTTCGCCGGGTGATGCTGGAGGAGGAGGCCACGGGCGAGCGCGCGGGCTTCGGGGTGCTGGGTGAGACGGGCGACCTCATCGGCAGCGCGGAGCTGTACGACCTGCGCCCCCCGCCGCCCACGACCCCGACCGTCGCCACCCTGGGGGTGATGATCGGGGTGCGCTCGCTGTGGGGCCGGGGCTACGGGCGCGAGGCGGTCACGGCGCTCCTCGCCTGGGCCTTCGCCGGGGATCAGGACGTGGGACAGCGGGGGCGGGCGAGGCCCGTGCCGCTCGCCCGGGTGCGCCTGACCACCTTCGGGCACAACCGCCGCGCCCAGCGGGCCTTTCTCGCCTGCGGCTTCCGCGAGGTCGGGCGCACGTCGAATCCCACCCGCACCGACGTTCACATGGAGATCACGAGAGGAGAGTGGCTGAATGCGCGTGCTGGTGCCTGA
- the mnmA gene encoding tRNA 2-thiouridine(34) synthase MnmA, which translates to MTGERVLCAMSGGVDSSVSAALLRDAGYQVVGAMMRFWPDDKREATFDTCCSPDAAYEARRVAEQVGVPFYLLDYREQFQRHIALPFIEEYARGRTPNPCVNCNTKVKFDELVRKAKMLGCRYVATGHYVKRVERENGGVEFHRGDDPRKDQTYFLWGTPRDALPYILFPVGELEKPRVREIAEERGLLTARKPESQNICFVPGKVQDYVAEQLPQSQGYIREIKTGEVVGEHLGTQFYTLGQKKGLGLYRSHRVRHVVHLDPGTNTVWVGDHEDCLWNGLRAEGANYLLDLADLPREVEVQVRYRTKPVRATVVHADEHGFELRFGEPQFAVAPGQSAVLYAGTRLLGGGLIADHERALPVVADGQRVAVLS; encoded by the coding sequence ATGACGGGCGAGCGCGTGCTGTGTGCGATGTCGGGCGGGGTGGACTCCAGCGTCTCGGCGGCGCTTCTCAGGGACGCGGGCTACCAGGTCGTCGGCGCGATGATGCGCTTCTGGCCGGACGACAAGCGGGAGGCGACCTTCGACACCTGCTGCTCGCCGGACGCGGCCTACGAGGCGCGGCGGGTGGCCGAGCAGGTCGGGGTGCCCTTCTACCTCCTCGACTACCGCGAGCAGTTCCAGCGGCATATCGCCCTGCCCTTCATCGAGGAGTACGCGCGGGGCCGCACGCCCAACCCCTGCGTGAACTGCAACACCAAGGTCAAGTTCGACGAGCTGGTGCGCAAGGCGAAGATGCTGGGCTGCCGCTACGTGGCGACCGGGCACTACGTCAAGCGGGTGGAGAGAGAAAACGGCGGCGTGGAGTTCCACCGGGGCGACGACCCCCGCAAGGACCAGACGTATTTCCTGTGGGGCACGCCGCGTGACGCCCTGCCTTACATCCTCTTTCCGGTCGGGGAGCTGGAAAAGCCGCGCGTGCGCGAGATCGCCGAGGAGCGCGGCCTCCTGACCGCCCGCAAGCCCGAGAGCCAGAACATCTGCTTCGTGCCGGGAAAGGTGCAGGACTACGTGGCCGAACAGTTGCCGCAGTCCCAGGGATACATCCGCGAGATCAAGACCGGTGAGGTCGTCGGCGAGCACCTCGGCACCCAGTTCTACACGTTGGGGCAGAAGAAGGGCCTGGGCCTGTACCGGTCGCACCGCGTCCGCCACGTCGTCCACCTCGATCCGGGCACGAACACCGTCTGGGTGGGCGACCACGAGGACTGCCTCTGGAACGGTCTGAGGGCCGAGGGCGCGAACTACCTCCTCGACCTCGCCGACTTGCCGCGTGAGGTCGAGGTGCAGGTGCGCTACCGGACGAAGCCGGTGCGGGCGACGGTGGTGCACGCCGACGAACACGGCTTCGAGCTGCGGTTCGGGGAGCCCCAGTTCGCGGTCGCGCCGGGGCAGAGTGCGGTGCTGTACGCCGGGACACGGCTGCTCGGCGGCGGGCTGATCGCGGACCACGAGCGGGCGTTGCCGGTGGTGGCGGACGGGCAGCGGGTCGCCGTCCTGTCTTGA
- a CDS encoding electron transfer flavoprotein subunit alpha/FixB family protein produces MILIVAEHAGGKLAKSTLEMVTAARESGREGPVTVLVLGQGTTEIANAAAAVADQVLVADLPSLATYNTELWAAATTQIAQEGEAHTVIIGGSRSGREYAPRVAVRLDAPYLEDAIHLASTGAALQAQRYTYLARVTETVEAEGPVVVVSVKPGAFAPAAPLAAAGEQYDVELDLPAPRVEVTGRSVEKTSRVALTEADVIVTGGRGVGNPENFSLYVEGLADRLGAGVGATRAVVDAGWRPYAEQVGQTGKTVQPKAYVALGVSGAVQHLSGMGKSRYIVAINKDAEAPIFKVADYGIVGDVNQIVPALIEAARK; encoded by the coding sequence ATGATCCTGATCGTCGCCGAACACGCGGGCGGCAAGCTCGCCAAGTCCACCCTGGAGATGGTCACCGCCGCCCGTGAGTCTGGGCGGGAGGGCCCCGTCACCGTCCTCGTCCTCGGCCAGGGGACCACGGAGATCGCCAACGCCGCCGCCGCCGTGGCCGATCAGGTCCTCGTGGCCGACCTGCCCTCGCTCGCCACCTACAACACCGAGCTGTGGGCCGCCGCGACCACCCAGATCGCGCAGGAGGGCGAGGCGCATACCGTCATCATCGGCGGGAGCCGCTCGGGCCGCGAGTACGCCCCCCGCGTCGCCGTGCGGCTCGACGCCCCCTACCTGGAAGACGCCATCCACCTGGCGAGCACGGGCGCGGCCCTTCAGGCGCAGCGGTACACCTACCTCGCCCGGGTGACCGAGACCGTCGAGGCCGAGGGCCCGGTCGTCGTCGTGAGCGTGAAGCCCGGCGCCTTCGCCCCCGCCGCCCCGCTGGCCGCCGCCGGGGAGCAGTACGACGTGGAACTCGACCTCCCCGCCCCGCGCGTCGAGGTGACGGGGCGCAGCGTCGAGAAGACGAGCCGTGTGGCGCTGACTGAGGCCGACGTGATCGTGACGGGCGGACGCGGGGTGGGCAACCCCGAGAACTTCAGCCTCTACGTGGAGGGGCTGGCCGACCGCCTGGGCGCGGGCGTGGGCGCGACCCGCGCGGTCGTGGACGCGGGCTGGCGGCCCTACGCCGAGCAGGTCGGGCAGACGGGCAAGACGGTGCAGCCCAAGGCGTACGTGGCGCTGGGGGTCAGCGGCGCCGTGCAACACCTCAGCGGCATGGGCAAGAGCCGGTACATCGTCGCCATCAACAAAGACGCCGAGGCCCCCATCTTCAAGGTCGCCGATTACGGCATCGTCGGGGACGTGAACCAGATCGTTCCCGCCCTGATCGAGGCCGCCCGGAAGTAA
- a CDS encoding phospholipase A2 produces MKLTPFAAAALALTLAACGQTPTTSTSSAAQGTLTANYAARPELQDEQSQAILARYGNDPGLLAALQEAYGERPATFDRPQAPVLRGLDLASDRLAYIKGVAWGTVTGYNSQYGAYAGTALPYSGLDWTRDGCSAPDGLGLGYREDFRPACNVHDFGYRNLKVYERTSANRLATDDAFYANMKTICAAKSWYARPACYSAAYAYYEGVRLGGVGSF; encoded by the coding sequence ATGAAGCTCACCCCGTTCGCTGCCGCCGCCCTCGCCCTGACCCTCGCCGCCTGCGGGCAGACGCCCACGACCTCCACCTCTTCTGCCGCGCAGGGCACGCTGACTGCCAACTACGCCGCCCGGCCCGAGTTGCAAGACGAGCAGAGCCAGGCAATCCTCGCGCGGTACGGCAACGACCCCGGCCTGCTCGCCGCCCTCCAGGAGGCGTACGGGGAGCGGCCCGCCACCTTCGACCGCCCGCAGGCGCCGGTCCTGCGGGGGCTTGACCTCGCCAGCGACCGCCTGGCGTATATCAAGGGCGTCGCGTGGGGCACGGTCACTGGGTACAACAGCCAGTACGGCGCCTATGCGGGCACCGCGCTGCCCTATTCCGGCCTCGACTGGACGCGCGACGGGTGCAGCGCCCCCGACGGGCTGGGCCTGGGTTACCGCGAGGACTTCCGGCCCGCGTGCAACGTCCACGACTTCGGCTACCGCAACCTCAAGGTCTACGAACGCACCTCCGCCAACCGCCTCGCCACCGACGACGCCTTCTACGCCAACATGAAGACCATCTGCGCCGCGAAGAGCTGGTACGCCCGCCCGGCGTGCTACAGCGCCGCCTACGCCTACTACGAGGGCGTGCGGCTGGGAGGAGTCGGCAGCTTCTGA
- the ffh gene encoding signal recognition particle protein, with amino-acid sequence MFEALGNKLQDILDRVGRESKLTGEQVKAAMREIRMALLEADVNFNVAKEFVGRVSEKAVGQEVAGSLTAGQTVVKLVHDELIETLGGQAAQPTIKTDGNVWFMVGLQGAGKTTSAGKLAAFYKGKGRRVLLVAADTQRPAARDQLEVLSKQVGVPVLKVQDGETPQETKRRLDESLRTDYRDLVIVDTAGRLQIDEALMDQLAALQAELAPTETLLVVDAMTGQEALNIARTFDERVHLSGLIMTKMDGDARGGAALSARSVTGKPIYFAGTSEKLSGLEPFYPDRVAGRILGMGDVLGLIERAQQADLKAMEVKKPGDLDLEDLLTQLRQIRKMGPLGDLIKLIPGMSRALPEGFNVDEGQIQRIDAMISSMTAKERRNPKIIDGRRRKRIAAGSGHTVQDINRLLKMHEQMKDMMKMFQRLGGQGGKGLPGGMKPPKLPPMPPNRGR; translated from the coding sequence ATGTTTGAGGCGCTGGGGAACAAGTTGCAGGACATCCTCGACCGCGTAGGACGGGAGAGCAAACTCACCGGCGAACAGGTCAAGGCCGCCATGCGCGAGATTCGCATGGCCCTCCTCGAAGCGGACGTGAACTTCAACGTCGCCAAGGAGTTCGTCGGCAGGGTGAGCGAGAAGGCCGTCGGTCAGGAGGTCGCGGGCTCGCTGACCGCTGGGCAGACGGTCGTCAAACTCGTGCACGACGAACTCATCGAGACGCTCGGCGGGCAAGCGGCCCAGCCCACCATCAAGACCGACGGCAACGTGTGGTTCATGGTGGGTCTCCAGGGCGCGGGCAAGACCACGAGCGCGGGTAAGCTCGCCGCCTTCTACAAGGGCAAGGGCCGCCGCGTCCTCCTCGTCGCCGCCGACACCCAGCGCCCCGCCGCCCGCGACCAGCTCGAAGTGCTCTCCAAGCAGGTGGGCGTCCCGGTCCTCAAGGTGCAGGACGGCGAGACGCCCCAGGAGACGAAGCGCCGCCTCGACGAGTCCCTGCGAACCGATTACCGCGACCTCGTGATCGTGGACACGGCGGGCCGCCTTCAGATCGACGAGGCGCTGATGGACCAGCTCGCTGCCCTCCAGGCCGAGTTGGCGCCCACCGAGACGCTGCTCGTGGTGGACGCGATGACGGGGCAGGAGGCGCTGAACATCGCCCGCACCTTCGACGAGCGGGTGCACCTCTCGGGCCTGATCATGACGAAGATGGACGGCGACGCGCGCGGCGGGGCGGCCTTATCCGCGCGCAGCGTGACGGGCAAGCCGATCTACTTCGCGGGCACGAGCGAGAAGCTCAGCGGGCTGGAGCCCTTCTACCCCGACCGGGTGGCGGGCCGCATCCTGGGCATGGGCGACGTGCTGGGGCTGATCGAGCGCGCCCAGCAGGCCGACCTCAAGGCGATGGAGGTCAAGAAGCCGGGCGATCTCGACCTCGAAGACCTGCTGACTCAACTGCGCCAGATTCGCAAGATGGGTCCCCTGGGTGACCTGATCAAGCTGATCCCCGGCATGAGCCGCGCGCTGCCCGAGGGCTTCAACGTGGATGAGGGGCAGATTCAGCGCATCGACGCGATGATTTCCTCCATGACGGCCAAGGAGCGCCGCAACCCCAAGATCATCGACGGGCGCCGCCGCAAGCGTATCGCGGCGGGCAGCGGCCACACAGTGCAGGACATCAACCGTCTGCTGAAGATGCACGAGCAGATGAAGGACATGATGAAAATGTTCCAGCGTCTCGGCGGGCAGGGGGGAAAAGGGCTGCCGGGGGGAATGAAGCCCCCCAAGCTGCCCCCCATGCCACCGAACCGGGGACGCTGA
- a CDS encoding histidine phosphatase family protein, producing MDLLLIRHAQSLNNHLTGALDYAVRRQADPPLTELGRQQASRLASWAARDPFCQRITHLHTSLTTRAVQTTAPLAQTLGLNVHGLVEAYECGGLNTGLEGGFTPVMGRDHVSLLADCPVLVWPEELHGQAWGGGCEPWDHAGFAKRAVSVGRHLRKAADEADVVALITHHDFAQHLIAELLGLPALPGKALTFRLNNTATAHLELNADSGARAVHWINRTCHLTPDHLTL from the coding sequence ATGGATTTACTCCTGATCCGCCACGCCCAATCCCTGAACAATCATCTGACGGGAGCGCTGGATTACGCGGTAAGGCGGCAGGCAGACCCACCACTAACGGAGTTGGGGCGACAGCAGGCTTCACGGCTGGCGAGTTGGGCGGCCCGCGACCCCTTCTGCCAGCGCATCACGCACCTCCACACGAGCCTCACGACTCGCGCAGTGCAGACGACTGCGCCGCTCGCCCAAACGCTCGGCTTGAACGTTCACGGCCTCGTCGAAGCCTACGAGTGCGGTGGGTTGAATACCGGCCTGGAGGGAGGATTTACACCCGTTATGGGTCGCGATCATGTCTCGCTTCTGGCGGACTGCCCGGTCCTCGTGTGGCCGGAAGAGCTTCACGGTCAGGCCTGGGGGGGTGGATGCGAACCCTGGGACCACGCGGGCTTCGCCAAAAGGGCGGTGAGCGTGGGTCGTCACCTGCGGAAGGCTGCCGATGAAGCCGATGTAGTCGCCCTGATCACCCATCACGATTTCGCGCAGCACCTGATCGCGGAGCTGCTGGGCCTACCCGCGCTGCCTGGCAAGGCGCTGACGTTCCGGCTGAACAACACCGCGACGGCACATCTCGAACTGAACGCTGATTCAGGCGCCCGAGCGGTGCACTGGATCAACCGCACCTGTCACCTGACGCCGGACCATCTGACGCTTTGA
- a CDS encoding carboxymuconolactone decarboxylase family protein, whose amino-acid sequence MTDERRDEAEREEHGSARGAIFGAQEERILARLAALDPDLMGYVRDFAYDTVYERPGLDLKTKELVACALLVSLGSPTELRTHLRGALRAGASEREVREALLLCVPYLGFPRVVAAFSQLQALLEAGQQNTPTREG is encoded by the coding sequence ATGACGGACGAGCGGCGGGACGAGGCGGAACGGGAAGAACACGGCTCGGCACGGGGGGCGATCTTCGGGGCGCAGGAGGAGCGCATCCTCGCCCGGCTCGCAGCCCTCGACCCCGACCTGATGGGCTACGTGCGCGACTTCGCCTACGACACGGTGTACGAGCGGCCCGGTCTCGATCTGAAAACCAAGGAGTTGGTCGCCTGTGCCCTGCTCGTCTCGCTGGGCAGCCCGACCGAGCTACGAACGCACCTGCGCGGCGCCCTGCGGGCCGGGGCCAGCGAGCGGGAGGTACGCGAGGCCCTCTTGCTGTGCGTTCCCTACCTGGGATTTCCGCGCGTGGTGGCGGCCTTCTCGCAGCTTCAGGCGCTGCTGGAGGCCGGACAGCAGAACACCCCCACCCGCGAGGGGTGA
- a CDS encoding 3'(2'),5'-bisphosphate nucleotidase CysQ family protein: MSAPALLSAELHVATRLALEAGELLRAHLRRGLTVEHKTGADDPVTAADREASDLILRGLRAAFPDDGLLSEEAADSPARLGLGRVWIVDPIDGTKEFTTGSPDFAVSIGLAVGGEPVLGAVYAPATDELFAGVVGGGVTKNSVPVGFSDRSAYVVSVSDTEFRRELHRHTLPGMVPSGSIALKLARIAGGEADVTFTMSPRSEWDIAAGHALVRAAGGEVRRRDGRPIRYNLARPHVEQGLLGGRQDALEWLEAELAARELPTAHLGLTDADPAWAVLREEDRAALAGHPGVFVRHAGGRPLALIVVGEGGAVERAEGDAFHLERLTRDVTRALGTLAPGTLGTAPVGAGRVD, from the coding sequence ATGAGCGCGCCCGCCCTCCTGTCCGCCGAACTCCACGTCGCCACCCGTCTCGCCCTGGAGGCGGGGGAGTTGCTCCGGGCGCACCTGCGGCGGGGCCTGACCGTCGAGCACAAGACGGGCGCCGACGACCCGGTGACCGCCGCCGACCGCGAGGCGTCCGATCTGATCCTGCGGGGGCTGCGCGCCGCCTTCCCGGACGACGGCCTGCTGAGCGAGGAGGCCGCCGACAGCCCCGCGCGGCTCGGCCTGGGGCGCGTGTGGATCGTGGACCCCATCGACGGCACGAAGGAGTTCACGACGGGCAGCCCCGACTTCGCCGTCAGCATCGGCCTGGCGGTGGGGGGTGAGCCCGTGCTCGGCGCGGTGTACGCGCCCGCGACGGACGAACTCTTCGCCGGGGTCGTGGGCGGCGGCGTGACGAAGAACAGCGTGCCCGTGGGCTTCAGCGACCGGAGCGCGTACGTCGTCAGCGTGTCGGACACTGAGTTCCGGCGGGAGCTGCACCGCCACACGCTGCCCGGGATGGTGCCGAGCGGGTCCATCGCCCTGAAGCTCGCGCGGATAGCGGGAGGCGAGGCGGACGTGACCTTCACGATGAGCCCGCGCAGCGAGTGGGACATCGCGGCGGGGCACGCCCTCGTGCGCGCGGCGGGCGGGGAGGTGCGGCGCCGCGACGGACGGCCCATCCGCTACAACCTCGCCCGGCCCCACGTCGAGCAGGGGCTGCTGGGAGGACGGCAAGACGCCCTGGAGTGGCTGGAGGCGGAACTCGCCGCGCGCGAGCTCCCCACCGCCCACCTCGGGCTGACGGACGCGGACCCGGCCTGGGCCGTGCTGAGGGAAGAGGACCGGGCGGCGCTGGCCGGGCACCCCGGCGTCTTCGTGCGGCACGCGGGGGGTCGCCCGCTCGCGCTGATCGTGGTGGGTGAGGGGGGCGCGGTCGAGCGGGCGGAGGGGGACGCCTTTCACCTCGAGCGGCTGACCCGGGACGTGACGCGGGCGCTGGGCACCCTCGCACCGGGGACCCTCGGGACGGCGCCCGTGGGGGCGGGGAGGGTAGACTGA
- a CDS encoding electron transfer flavoprotein subunit beta/FixA family protein: MKILTLVRQVPDAEARVKINAGSVDLEGTTLVIDGMDEYGVEEALRLREGGASVEEIVALAVGPKRVEDALRTALAMGVDRAIHIETDEKLDPIALSRIVAQVAQAEGAGLILVGGQEADWDSQALGAATAERLGWPQLTWTNELRVEGDSLTGRHDVDDGNESFRASLPAVVTTQQGLNEPRYPTLPNIMKAKRKELRKDSLEQYGVQPTVRVVNAEIQTRARLNKMIDGKDPQTAAEQLLDLLRNEAKVLA; encoded by the coding sequence ATGAAGATTCTCACTTTGGTCAGGCAAGTGCCCGACGCGGAGGCCCGCGTCAAAATCAATGCCGGAAGCGTCGACCTGGAGGGCACGACCCTCGTTATCGACGGCATGGACGAGTACGGCGTGGAGGAAGCCCTGCGGCTGCGCGAGGGCGGCGCGAGCGTCGAGGAGATCGTGGCGCTGGCCGTCGGTCCCAAGCGGGTGGAAGACGCGCTGCGCACCGCCCTGGCGATGGGGGTGGACCGCGCCATCCACATCGAGACGGACGAAAAACTCGATCCCATCGCGCTGAGCCGGATCGTCGCGCAGGTGGCGCAGGCGGAGGGCGCGGGCCTGATCCTCGTCGGCGGGCAGGAGGCCGACTGGGACAGCCAGGCGCTCGGGGCCGCGACCGCCGAACGGCTCGGGTGGCCGCAGCTCACCTGGACGAACGAGCTGAGGGTGGAAGGCGACAGCCTCACGGGCCGCCACGATGTCGATGACGGCAACGAGAGCTTCCGCGCCTCCTTGCCCGCCGTCGTGACCACCCAGCAGGGGCTGAACGAGCCGCGTTACCCGACCCTGCCCAACATCATGAAGGCCAAGCGCAAGGAACTGCGCAAGGACAGCCTGGAGCAGTACGGCGTGCAGCCGACCGTCCGCGTGGTGAACGCCGAGATTCAGACGCGTGCCCGGCTGAACAAGATGATCGACGGCAAGGACCCGCAGACCGCCGCCGAGCAACTCCTCGACCTCCTGCGTAACGAAGCGAAGGTGCTGGCATGA
- a CDS encoding OmpH family outer membrane protein produces the protein MKMNAKALAPLAVVAAFGLGTLAPHAQTTPQKIGFVDVQRVLAAHPNDKDIQTIQQRANTELTALEKQIQTIDAKGAQATAAEKQNRTTRVSTLQAKAKSYQDQMKPKTDAVEKAVDAAVNTAARANGYSIIMDRGVAARSGLVVYADNTTDLTDATLKALKP, from the coding sequence ATGAAGATGAACGCCAAGGCGCTCGCCCCTCTCGCCGTCGTGGCCGCATTCGGCCTGGGCACCCTCGCCCCGCACGCCCAGACCACCCCGCAAAAGATCGGCTTCGTGGACGTGCAGCGCGTGCTGGCCGCCCACCCGAACGACAAGGACATCCAGACCATCCAGCAGCGGGCGAACACCGAACTCACCGCGCTCGAAAAGCAGATTCAGACCATCGACGCCAAGGGCGCGCAGGCCACCGCCGCCGAGAAGCAAAACCGCACCACCCGCGTCTCCACCCTTCAGGCCAAGGCCAAGTCCTACCAGGACCAGATGAAGCCCAAGACGGACGCCGTGGAAAAGGCCGTGGACGCCGCCGTGAACACCGCCGCCCGGGCGAACGGCTACAGCATCATCATGGACCGGGGCGTCGCCGCCCGCAGCGGTCTGGTGGTCTACGCCGACAACACCACCGACCTTACCGACGCGACCCTCAAGGCCCTCAAGCCCTGA
- a CDS encoding OmpH family outer membrane protein, which produces MKPLLLILPLALIATVPHAAQTRARVGIVDVQQVVAALPGSAAYLSLTKRVDADLRGKQAKLQQLISRANTSRRPADIQAAQKAQRDFLSTQQSHQQRLNTEFRPLAGRINTTVANVAKGSGFTVVLDRRVAAQSSLVVYANTATTDLTPAVLRAIKK; this is translated from the coding sequence ATGAAACCCCTTCTCCTCATCCTGCCCCTGGCCCTGATCGCCACCGTGCCGCACGCCGCGCAAACCCGCGCCCGGGTGGGCATCGTGGACGTGCAGCAGGTCGTCGCCGCCCTGCCCGGCAGCGCCGCGTACCTCAGCCTCACTAAGCGGGTCGACGCCGACCTGAGGGGCAAGCAGGCGAAGCTCCAGCAACTGATTTCCCGGGCGAACACCTCGCGCCGCCCCGCCGACATCCAGGCCGCCCAGAAGGCCCAGCGGGACTTCCTGAGCACCCAGCAGAGCCACCAGCAGCGGCTGAACACCGAATTCAGGCCCCTGGCGGGCCGGATCAACACCACCGTGGCGAACGTCGCCAAGGGCAGCGGCTTCACGGTGGTCCTCGACCGCCGCGTCGCCGCCCAGTCGAGTCTCGTCGTGTACGCCAACACCGCCACGACGGACCTCACCCCCGCCGTGCTCAGGGCGATCAAGAAGTGA